The DNA segment ATCGCTCGAAGACGAACCGGCCCAGGGCCATGGGGCTGGCCATGGCTGTTTTGAGAGGGATTTGACTCCGGGGATCGGTAAAAACAAGCATCAGGGCCAATAAGAAATAGCTCAGGGACAGTATAATAGCCGGCTCCCATTGCCGCCAGGCCATTCGGTTCTCGGTTGCTGTCTCGGGTTTAACCATCATGATCACAAAGAGAAACAGGACCATGATCGCCCCGGCATAGATAATGACCATAAGGGCTGCTAAAAAGGGGGCCCCGAAGAGATAGAAAAGCATGGCGCTTCCCAGGAAGGACAGGATCAGATAGACCACGGCGT comes from the Deltaproteobacteria bacterium genome and includes:
- a CDS encoding NADH-quinone oxidoreductase subunit J is translated as MTLYALFFYLIAGLILVTAALAITRRNPVHAVVYLILSFLGSAMLFYLFGAPFLAALMVIIYAGAIMVLFLFVIMMVKPETATENRMAWRQWEPAIILSLSYFLLALMLVFTDPRSQIPLKTAMASPMALGRFVFERYWFSVEIISLVLLIGLMAAVQLGRQRGKKPDREGL